From a single Pseudoliparis swirei isolate HS2019 ecotype Mariana Trench chromosome 12, NWPU_hadal_v1, whole genome shotgun sequence genomic region:
- the LOC130203056 gene encoding epoxide hydrolase 1-like, which yields MFAEVLVAVAIGGLILFLVRRSPTQVLKTEDGWWGAGEPPGGGEDVTIRPFRVATSDEELEDLYRRMDQTRPVPSLEDSQFNYGFNSRSLEKVVSYWRHDFDWRRQVDKLNRYPHFKTSIEGIDVHYLHVKPEKVPEGSAAIPLVMVHGWPGSFYEFYGLIPLLTEPEDPQDLVFEVVCPSIPGYGFSEAPHKKGFDSICAARIFHKLMKRLGFQKFYAHGGDWGWLVTTNMAQLAPGIVKGLHVNFAPPSKPGLRVALSVMLGRRFPKMFGFTDTDVQRLFPCTEKLVVESIKESGYMHIQATKPDTVGRGLNDSPVGLAAYILESFHDY from the exons ATGTTCGCGGAGGTGCTGGTCGCCGTGGCGATCGGGGGGCTGATCCTCTTCCTGGTTCGGAGGAGCCCGACCCAGGTGCTGAAGACGGAGGATGGCTGGTGGGGGGCCGGCGAGCCCCCCGGCGGCGGGGAGGACGTCACCATCCGGCCCTTTCGAGTCGCCACCAGCGacgaggagctggag gaCCTGTACAGGCGGATGGACCAGACGCGCCCCGTCCCCTCCCTGGAGGACAGCCAGTTTAACTATGGCTTCAACTCCCGGTCCCTGGAGAAGGTGGTCTCCTACTGGAGACACGACTTCGACTGGAGGAGGCAAGTCGACAAGCTCAACCGGTACCCCCACTTCAAAACCAGCATCGAAG GCATCGACGTCCATTACCTGCACGTGAAGCCCGAGAAGGTGCCAGAGGGATCTGCCGCCATTCCTCTGGTGATGGTCCACGGCTGGCCCGGCTCCTTCTACGAGTTCTATGGACTCATCCCTCTGCTGACGGAACCGGAGGACCCACAGGACCTCGTGTTTGAGGTGGTGTGTCCCTCCATACCGGGGTACGGCTTTTCAGAAGCGCCGCATAAGAAAG gtTTTGATTCGATTTGTGCGGCACGCATCTTCCACAAACTGATGAAGCGCCTGGGCTTCCAGAAGTTCTACGCTCACGGAGGAGACTGGGGCTGGCTGGTCACGACCAACATGGCTCAGCTGGCGCCGGG GATAGTCAAAGGCTTGCATGTGAACTTTGCCCCGCCCTCCAAACCGGGCCTGCGCGTGGCCTTATCCGTCATGCTCGGCCGTCGGTTCCCCAAGATGTTCGGCTTCACCGACACGGACGTTCAGCGCCTCTTTCCCTGCACGGAGAAACTGGTGGTGGAGTCCATCAAGGAGTCCGGCTACATGCACATCCAGGCCACCAAGCCCGACACTGTGG GCCGAGGACTGAACGACTCCCCGGTGGGTCTGGCTGCCTACATTCTGGAAAGTTTTCATGATTATTAG